GTCGCCGTGCTCGTCGAAATGGCTTGACCCAGCGTTGAACGTTTGAACGTTCAACGTTTGAACGTTCTACCAATACCGCTCGACGAACACGTGCCCGGGATTCTTGCGGCTGTGCTCCATGAAGCCCTCGCCGGCGAGAACCGCCACCATGTCGTCGATCATCGCCGGGTTGCCGCACAGGAAGACCCGGGAGGATTCCGGCGTCGGACGGTCGCCCCAGGCTTCCTCGAGGTCATCCCCCAGCCACAGGTCCTGGACGTATCCCGCCGGACCCCCCCAGGGCACCGGCTCCTCGGCCGGCCGACTGATGATCGCCCTGTAGGTAAAAGACGGATTTTCCCTGTCCATCACGACGAGCTCCGATTGGTAGCCCAGGTCCCACGAGTGTCGTGCACCAAGCAAGACGGCGATTCGGCGCTCACGGCCCTCCGGAAGCATGGTCCGGAGCATGCTCATGTACGGTGCGAGTCCGGTGCCGGTCGCGACCAGGATCAAGTCAGCGTCGTCCGGTGCTTCGTCGAGGGTGAATCGGCCGGTGATTTTGGGCCCCAAAAAAAGGCGATCTCCCGGCTGCAGGGCGAAGAGTCGTGGTGTCAGTGCGCCCGAGCGCACCAACGTGATGTAGAGCTCGAGGTACTCGCGGGCCACCGACGATGAGGCGATCGAGTAGGCGCGACGAATGAATCTCCCCGGCTTGTGTTCTTCATCGTCGGGATCGGCGAGCTCGCAGCGTGCCGCCTCGGGCGGCAGGCCGAGGACGGCAAACTGGCCGGGATTGAAGTCGGGAAGCTGCCACCCGTCGGGGGCGACCCTGATCACCATCAATCCGGGTGCGACCTCGATCCGCTGCTTGATGACCGCGTTGAAATCAGGCTTCGCCATCCACCTCCCTCCTGCCTTTGGCGACAAAAAGGGTACACTCTCCCGCGATGTTCGGCATCGAAACGATCTTCGAATCGCTCCCCCAGTTCCTCGCAGTGTGCCTGGTTCTGGCCGCCGCCGAGATGGTCTACGTGCTCCTCGGCTTCGGCGCCGGTCTGATCGCAGTCGGCTCCCTGGCGCTCCTGCTCCCCCAGTTGAAGGACGCCGTGGTGCTCCTCCTGCTGGTCAATCTTCCGGCCGAGCTGTACGTTGTTCGCTCATCCTGGCAGCGGATTTCGTGGCGTGCAGTTCTGGTGATCTTCATCGGCGTCGCGATCGGCGTTCCCGTAGGCACCTGGTGGCTCGAGCGGGGTGATCCGCGGTTTTTGCTCACCCTGCTCGGCATTTTCCTGGTTGTCGTCGGATCGGTATTCATCGTCCTCCGAACGCCACAGCGAGACATGGTACCGCGCTGGGCCGCAGCGCCGACGGGCGTGGTCTCGGGCGTGCTCACGGGACTCTTCGGCACCGGGGGGCCACCTCTGATCCTCTACTATCAGCTTTCCGGAGTCGACAAGGCAGCCTTTCGCGGCAACCTGATGGCGATCTTCCTGCTGATGACTACAGTAAGGGTCCCCTCGTACGTTGGGTTTGGTCTGGTCACCGTCGAAAGGCTGTGGTCGGCGCTAGCGGTGCTGCCAGCGGTGATCGTCGGAGCGGTGATCGGCAACAGGATCCACCTGCAGATCGAGGAGACTACATTCCGGCGCCTGGTCAGCGCGGCGTTGCTGTTGATCGGTTTGCTGTTGCTTTCCCCAATCGGACAATAGAACGTTTCAACGTTTAACGTTCTAACGTTTCAACGTGCACAGAGTGATCTTCCGCGCTGAGCGTCGAGCAGGCTCGATCGAGATCCTTCGCCTTCACGAAAAAATAGTCGGTATCGTAGGTGGACACCACAAAGATCGGGATCCCGGCTTCAGCCAGCGGTGCACTCAGCGAGGCCAGGACACCCGTCATCTCGAACGCCAGGGGGCCCTCGACCCGCAGACAGCGCCAGCCATGTTCCGCTTTGCCCCCCGGAAACACATCCGCCGCGGAACACACGATTGAGAGCTCTTGTTCGGTTCGAGTCACAGACAGCAGGCTCCGCGCCTCGACCTCCGGGAGCGGCGCGTCGGAGTCGAGGCGCCACACCGAGAACTCGCCCGGCAGAACGGTCAGATTCACTCGGTGATCTCGAGCTTTGTACCCGTCTTCAGGAAGTGATTGAGTTCCTTTTCCCAAACCTCCATGAAGCTGTTGAAATGTTCGTCGGTGAACTCCTCCAAAGCCCGATCGCCGTGGTCCGAGATCGAGGTATAGGCGTAGGTGATGTCGGCTGTGCAGGCGTCGTCGCCATCCGGATGGAGCGCTATCGTGATCTGGCCGATCACGACGGCCGGGATCACCTTGACGATCTCGAGATTGAAAGTTTCACGATCGTACTCGGTCATCAGCCAGAGGGCGTCCTCTGGAATGCCCGGGGTGACGAAGACGCAGCCCGGCTCAGCGACACCCGAATCCGACAGCACGAGCTTCGGTCTCCAGTCGTTGACCCATTCGGTCTCGCGCACGGGACACAGCAAGTCGAATACCACAGGTGGCGGGGCATTCAGATGTTGGGTGTAGCTGTGACTGACCCTGTTGGGTTTCTCGACCCGCATGAACCCTCCTCGATTCCAGCGATGAGCTTCAGAGCAAGGGTACACGGTCGTGCCTCGTGAGCAAAGTCCTGGTCTCCGCCAGGCTTCATCTCGAAGATGTTACGCCCAACGGATCAACTCCGATGTCGGGGGTCCGAAATCCCTCGTTCGCTACCCGGTGAACGAAATCCACCGCCTTCGACCGATCGCTCGTAAAACCGATTCCGAAGTCCCCCCCACCCGCACCACTCGGCTTGTAGCGGACGCCACAGTCGATCGCGGCCTCGCGCAGCACTCGGTGCTCGTGCGAGAGTATCGGCATGTCGATCGCTACACCGAGCTTTTCGAGAGCCTCCCAGAAGTCATCCACGGAGTCGAGGAAGGCCTCGGGATCCCCGGTGACAAATGCCGAGGCTCCCGCTGATGACACGGAGCCAAGGTATTCGAGCACTGGATTGAGAACGCTCGGCGCCTCCTCGCGACGGACTCGGAGCCGGTTGAGAAAATCGCCCGTGCTGGCGGAGCGTCCCGTCCATACGAAGACCATGCGCAAATCTCCGGGCAGATCGACGGGAGATGCGTCCGCCACCGATCCATCGACGGCGAGCCGGTATCGGATCACCCCACCCAGGAGACTCGCCGCCACATCGATGCCGGATCCGGCGCCACCCTGAACCCGGCGGTGGAGGTCCACCAGCGCCTGGAGCTGATCGGCTTCACCAATGAGAGGCTCATCGCTTGACCAGAGACGGAGGGCTGTCGCCAGAGCCACCGTCAGCGCGGCGCTCGAGCCCAGGCCGAGCTTGGACCTCTGCGGCTCGTCCCCTTCGAAAAAGGATTTCGTATCGAGGATCATCGCGGCTGAACCCAGACCCCTCAGATCGACCAGGCGCGAGCTCGCGATCCCACTGATGAGTTTCTCCACCAGATGGAATTCGCCGCTGCCCTGTGCCGCGTCGAGCCAGCGAATTGCGCCGCCGGGAGCGATCTCGAACCGAGACGGCTGCCTCGCCAGGCCCGGGGCAGACATCTCCCATCCGTCGCCTGAAGACGGATCGAGAGAGACGACCGCCCGACGGTCCATCGCCGCGACCACCGCCGGCGCGCCGAAGAGAACGGCATATTCCCCGAAGAGGACGAGCTTCCCAGGCGTCGAAACCTCGATTTGTCGCATCAGCCGTTGATCACCCTCGCACCCTCTCCAAGCCCACTTTCGATCACCTCGCGCACACCCTCGATCGCGGCCAGCTCGTGAGTCACCTGATCGATCGCTCCTGGTTCGCACACCGCCTTGACCTGCGGACCGGCGTCAATCGTGAAGAAGACCGGCACTCCGTGCGCTCGAAGATCGCGAATCCTGCGCATGCACTCGACGGTCGTTCCGTTCCAATAGACCAATCCCGGTCGAGCTGACAGCATCACCGCGTGCATCTTGAGACAGCTCGATTCGCTGACCTCGGCCAGCCCACTGAAGTCCCGGTTCGAGACTGCATTCCTCGCTGTTGCGAGGTCGATCTTCGACGACTCCACCCAAGCGGCATAGAACGGAGAGGTCCGTTCGGAGCGCACCATGCCCTCGGTCGAGCCGGTCTCTTTCGGCCCCGGATCGGTGACCGCGACCACCACCCCGAGGGGCCACGCAGACGGATCGAGGATCTGCTCCGTCTCGGTAGGAAAGGCCCCATCCGGGGTCAGCCGCAGCTCGACAAATCCGCCGAAGAGCGACCTCGCGGCGGAACCCGAGGCTCGTCGCGCGAGATCGGTGAGCTCGGGGGTTTCAATGCCCGCGTCCAGGGCAGCATCCGCAGCCACGACCAACGCCGCAAAGCCCGATGCGGAGGAGGCGAGGCCGGCAGCGGTCGGGAAGTCGTTCCGGCTCTCGACCCGCGCATAGGTT
This DNA window, taken from Acidobacteriota bacterium, encodes the following:
- a CDS encoding sulfite exporter TauE/SafE family protein, which encodes MFGIETIFESLPQFLAVCLVLAAAEMVYVLLGFGAGLIAVGSLALLLPQLKDAVVLLLLVNLPAELYVVRSSWQRISWRAVLVIFIGVAIGVPVGTWWLERGDPRFLLTLLGIFLVVVGSVFIVLRTPQRDMVPRWAAAPTGVVSGVLTGLFGTGGPPLILYYQLSGVDKAAFRGNLMAIFLLMTTVRVPSYVGFGLVTVERLWSALAVLPAVIVGAVIGNRIHLQIEETTFRRLVSAALLLIGLLLLSPIGQ
- the mvaD gene encoding diphosphomevalonate decarboxylase; the encoded protein is MQATAVAHPNIALVKYWGKAEVERNIPATGSLSITLDGLTTTTSVLFDAALSRDEFVLGGREAPGMAERVSRCLDLVRERADNETYARVESRNDFPTAAGLASSASGFAALVVAADAALDAGIETPELTDLARRASGSAARSLFGGFVELRLTPDGAFPTETEQILDPSAWPLGVVVAVTDPGPKETGSTEGMVRSERTSPFYAAWVESSKIDLATARNAVSNRDFSGLAEVSESSCLKMHAVMLSARPGLVYWNGTTVECMRRIRDLRAHGVPVFFTIDAGPQVKAVCEPGAIDQVTHELAAIEGVREVIESGLGEGARVING
- a CDS encoding ferredoxin--NADP reductase, with translation MAKPDFNAVIKQRIEVAPGLMVIRVAPDGWQLPDFNPGQFAVLGLPPEAARCELADPDDEEHKPGRFIRRAYSIASSSVAREYLELYITLVRSGALTPRLFALQPGDRLFLGPKITGRFTLDEAPDDADLILVATGTGLAPYMSMLRTMLPEGRERRIAVLLGARHSWDLGYQSELVVMDRENPSFTYRAIISRPAEEPVPWGGPAGYVQDLWLGDDLEEAWGDRPTPESSRVFLCGNPAMIDDMVAVLAGEGFMEHSRKNPGHVFVERYW
- a CDS encoding ACT domain-containing protein, producing MNLTVLPGEFSVWRLDSDAPLPEVEARSLLSVTRTEQELSIVCSAADVFPGGKAEHGWRCLRVEGPLAFEMTGVLASLSAPLAEAGIPIFVVSTYDTDYFFVKAKDLDRACSTLSAEDHSVHVETLER